In Lysinibacillus sp. FSL M8-0337, the following proteins share a genomic window:
- a CDS encoding ABC transporter ATP-binding protein yields the protein MKRLEVRNMTKTYDEGSSTITALNNVSMEVDAGEIVAIIGPSGSGKSTLLSAVGALLQPSSGSVIVNGKKIETLKEKELAKFRLNEIGFILQTSNLIPYLNVLDQLLLVKKMAGKVSSADQQFAKQLLADLGLEKKLKKFPNELSGGERQRVAIARAFMNDSSVILADEPTASLDSKRAFEVVQLISNEVKKRKKAAIMVTHDERMLTYCDRVYRMEDGVLTLQS from the coding sequence ATGAAACGTTTAGAAGTAAGAAATATGACAAAAACCTATGACGAAGGCAGTTCAACAATTACAGCTCTTAACAATGTGTCAATGGAAGTAGATGCAGGTGAAATAGTAGCCATTATTGGTCCATCGGGTTCAGGCAAAAGTACATTATTATCGGCAGTTGGAGCCTTGTTACAGCCCTCTTCAGGTAGTGTCATCGTCAATGGTAAAAAAATTGAGACGCTAAAGGAGAAAGAACTTGCTAAATTCCGTCTAAATGAAATAGGGTTTATTTTACAAACATCTAACTTAATTCCTTATTTAAATGTACTAGATCAACTACTGCTAGTAAAAAAAATGGCAGGTAAAGTATCAAGTGCGGATCAGCAGTTTGCAAAGCAATTGTTGGCAGATTTAGGACTAGAAAAAAAGCTTAAAAAATTCCCAAATGAGCTATCTGGGGGAGAGCGTCAGCGTGTCGCAATAGCCCGAGCATTTATGAATGATTCAAGTGTGATTTTAGCAGATGAACCAACAGCTAGTTTAGATTCTAAGCGTGCTTTCGAAGTCGTGCAGTTAATTTCTAATGAGGTTAAAAAGCGTAAAAAGGCGGCTATCATGGTAACGCATGATGAGCGTATGTTAACTTACTGTGACCGAGTGTACCGCATGGAAGATGGTGTTTTAACACTGCAATCTTAA
- a CDS encoding TetR/AcrR family transcriptional regulator: protein MGRDRKFSTLDLFLESKKLVLAVGYEGFTIARLAESLEVSRAAIYKYYTNKDELLMDFMLHEMDKSVKDLLSIPAELSYLDQLDELLHSIFRSKDLHLLLGIAEIIPTTNKPHMQEKKEKLSAMHFNMYGPLMRIVQQGKKEGFVDADIPNDLVLGFIFQSINIPNHSQMDEVQFFNFTKLLILNGVRGKNK, encoded by the coding sequence ATGGGCCGCGATCGTAAGTTTAGTACGCTCGATTTATTCTTGGAATCGAAAAAATTGGTATTAGCTGTTGGCTATGAAGGATTTACGATTGCTCGACTAGCTGAATCATTAGAAGTTTCAAGAGCTGCCATTTATAAATACTATACAAATAAAGATGAACTACTGATGGATTTTATGTTACATGAGATGGATAAAAGTGTAAAAGATTTATTATCAATCCCTGCGGAGTTATCTTATCTTGACCAATTAGACGAGTTATTGCATAGTATTTTTCGTTCAAAGGATTTACATTTACTATTAGGTATTGCTGAAATTATTCCAACAACTAATAAACCTCACATGCAAGAAAAAAAAGAAAAGCTGTCAGCGATGCATTTTAATATGTATGGACCTTTAATGCGTATCGTCCAACAAGGTAAAAAAGAAGGATTTGTGGATGCTGATATTCCTAATGATCTTGTCCTTGGATTTATTTTTCAGAGTATTAATATTCCAAATCATAGTCAAATGGATGAAGTACAGTTTTTTAACTTTACGAAACTATTAATTTTAAACGGTGTGAGAGGTAAAAATAAGTGA
- a CDS encoding ABC transporter permease, producing MFLAIKEIKHAKLRYSMITMIIVLIAWLTFILSGLGNGLSTLSAASIKNLDAHYVVYEEGSGSKFSKSLISASLKEKIDAQSEVEDSALFGSAMAAVSKKGIDEKTDIALLGIEPGSFIEPKVIEGKKLDKNIQNGVLANKTLQDKGYAIGDEIKVDSSTIVLKIVGFVENETYNHLPVLFSTVEQWRAYQFAAPGANNGIEDVVNAIAIQAPNLDAENFSEKIGGIETATKSQAINGMPGYMEENGTIVMMLVFLVAISAFVIAVFFYVLTIQKTQQFGVMKAIGAKNSFITKAIVSQVFVISLVGILVGVVLTYLTALVFPEDMPFNLDPTLVVLYGFALLLISVLSSFVCVRQVSKVDPLTALGRVE from the coding sequence ATGTTTTTAGCTATAAAAGAAATTAAACATGCAAAGTTACGCTACTCAATGATTACAATGATTATTGTGTTAATAGCATGGTTAACGTTTATTTTGTCAGGGCTTGGAAATGGACTTTCGACATTAAGTGCAGCTTCTATCAAAAATCTAGATGCTCATTATGTAGTATACGAGGAGGGTTCAGGTTCAAAATTTAGTAAATCTTTAATTTCCGCATCTTTAAAAGAAAAGATTGATGCACAAAGTGAAGTAGAAGATAGTGCACTATTTGGCTCTGCAATGGCGGCTGTTTCTAAGAAGGGTATTGATGAAAAAACAGATATTGCACTTCTAGGAATTGAACCTGGGTCGTTTATCGAACCCAAAGTAATAGAAGGTAAGAAGTTAGATAAAAATATTCAAAATGGTGTTTTAGCCAATAAAACGTTACAAGACAAAGGCTATGCAATTGGTGACGAAATCAAAGTGGACAGTTCCACAATTGTATTAAAAATTGTCGGCTTTGTTGAAAACGAAACATATAACCATTTACCAGTATTATTTAGCACAGTAGAACAATGGAGAGCCTATCAATTTGCTGCACCAGGTGCCAATAACGGCATTGAAGATGTAGTAAATGCGATAGCGATACAGGCACCTAACTTAGATGCAGAGAATTTTAGTGAAAAAATCGGGGGCATCGAAACCGCAACGAAAAGTCAGGCAATTAATGGAATGCCAGGATATATGGAAGAGAACGGGACAATTGTAATGATGTTAGTGTTTCTCGTTGCCATTTCTGCGTTTGTCATTGCGGTCTTCTTTTATGTTTTAACGATTCAAAAGACGCAACAATTTGGTGTAATGAAAGCCATTGGTGCAAAAAATAGTTTTATAACAAAGGCAATTGTTTCCCAAGTGTTTGTCATTTCTTTAGTAGGTATTTTAGTAGGCGTAGTGCTTACGTATTTAACAGCACTAGTTTTCCCGGAAGACATGCCTTTTAATTTAGACCCTACGCTTGTTGTACTTTACGGTTTCGCACTTTTACTAATTAGTGTGTTAAGTTCATTTGTATGTGTTCGCCAAGTATCTAAAGTAGATCCATTAACAGCATTAGGGAGAGTGGAGTAG
- a CDS encoding NAD(P)/FAD-dependent oxidoreductase: MSKEIVILGAGYAGVLTALTARKYLSADEAKITVVNQFPTHQIITELHRLAGGTIAEGAVALPLKKIFKGLDIDLQIAKVTKFNVDTKKVDLDTGYTLSYDTLVVSLGSQTGFFGIPGLEENSMVLKSVNDANKINRHIEDRIKAYAQSKDEADATIVIGGGGLTGVELVGEIVDNFPKIAAQHGVNFADLKIKLVEAGPKILPVLPDVLIERATESLTKRGVEFITGTPVTGVDGNVISLKDRESIVANTFIWTGGVAALPIVAESGLAADRGKATINEFLQSTSHEDVFVIGDASVALPADGGRPLYAPTAQVAWQMGECAGYNLFAQYKNQEMKTFSAVNSGTLASLGRKDAVATIGASNTQLKGLPATLMKEASNIRYLTHIKALFGLVY, encoded by the coding sequence ATGTCAAAAGAAATCGTCATCTTAGGTGCTGGTTACGCAGGTGTATTAACTGCATTAACAGCACGTAAGTATTTATCAGCTGATGAAGCTAAAATTACAGTAGTAAACCAATTCCCAACGCACCAAATCATCACTGAACTTCACCGTTTAGCTGGTGGTACTATTGCAGAAGGTGCAGTAGCGCTACCGCTTAAAAAAATCTTTAAAGGTTTAGATATTGATTTACAAATCGCTAAAGTAACGAAATTTAATGTAGATACTAAAAAGGTTGACCTAGATACTGGTTACACTTTATCTTACGATACATTAGTTGTTTCTTTAGGTAGCCAAACTGGTTTCTTCGGTATCCCAGGATTAGAAGAAAATTCAATGGTACTTAAATCTGTTAACGATGCAAACAAAATTAACCGACACATTGAAGATCGTATTAAAGCATATGCACAATCTAAAGACGAAGCAGATGCAACAATCGTTATCGGCGGTGGCGGTTTAACAGGTGTTGAGCTTGTTGGTGAAATCGTGGACAACTTCCCAAAAATCGCTGCACAACACGGTGTAAACTTTGCTGATCTTAAAATTAAGCTAGTTGAAGCTGGTCCTAAAATCTTACCAGTACTTCCAGATGTACTAATTGAACGTGCAACGGAAAGCTTAACAAAACGTGGTGTAGAATTTATCACAGGTACGCCAGTAACAGGCGTTGATGGTAACGTTATTTCACTTAAAGATCGTGAGTCAATCGTTGCTAATACATTCATCTGGACTGGTGGTGTAGCTGCACTTCCAATCGTTGCTGAATCAGGCCTTGCAGCTGACCGTGGCAAAGCAACAATCAACGAATTCCTACAATCTACATCACACGAAGATGTATTTGTAATCGGAGATGCTTCTGTGGCATTACCAGCTGACGGCGGACGTCCACTTTATGCGCCAACTGCACAAGTTGCTTGGCAAATGGGTGAATGTGCAGGATACAATTTATTTGCACAATACAAAAACCAAGAGATGAAAACATTCTCTGCAGTTAACTCTGGTACACTTGCCAGCCTAGGACGTAAAGATGCAGTTGCAACAATTGGAGCTAGCAACACACAACTTAAAGGTCTACCTGCAACACTTATGAAAGAAGCGTCTAATATTCGCTATCTGACACATATCAAAGCGCTATTCGGCTTAGTATACTAA
- a CDS encoding zinc-binding dehydrogenase, with translation MKAVTINAFGPPSVLTLVDCPKPAISKGEVLIRASYTSVNFADIKNRTGNKAKANFPMILGLDVAGVIEEVFDDSSGFQKGDQVIAFPKNGAYAQYVVANEQLVFRIPNDVPLKKVAAIPTVLFLSYMLTHQITQLGTDDSILIHAASGGVGTMLIQMAKRRGVKKIIGTVSTKEKAAIAYELGAHHVLTYENFSAKVNDYTDGLGVDVVFDSIAGAITEESFRCLAPYGTLVQFGNSSGQMGQIKTADLHSSCRNVKGFSLGTTRALKPELLQQVAPEIFSLLQNESFQVPIAAEFALEDMEKAHTFMESRQHQGKILISIV, from the coding sequence ATGAAGGCTGTAACAATAAATGCTTTTGGACCACCTTCCGTATTAACACTTGTGGATTGTCCAAAACCAGCGATTTCCAAAGGGGAAGTGCTAATACGGGCGTCCTATACAAGTGTTAATTTTGCGGATATCAAAAACAGAACGGGCAATAAAGCGAAAGCGAATTTTCCAATGATCCTTGGATTAGATGTTGCGGGTGTTATAGAAGAGGTTTTTGATGATAGCAGTGGTTTTCAAAAAGGAGACCAAGTGATTGCTTTCCCAAAAAATGGTGCATATGCGCAATATGTCGTCGCAAATGAACAGCTAGTGTTCCGCATTCCAAATGACGTACCTCTTAAAAAGGTAGCTGCTATACCGACTGTTTTATTTTTATCTTATATGTTAACACATCAAATTACACAATTAGGTACAGACGATAGTATTTTAATTCATGCTGCATCAGGTGGAGTCGGAACGATGCTTATTCAAATGGCAAAAAGGCGTGGAGTGAAGAAAATAATAGGTACTGTTAGCACTAAAGAAAAAGCTGCCATTGCCTATGAGCTAGGTGCACATCATGTCCTGACATATGAAAACTTTAGTGCCAAAGTAAATGACTATACGGATGGTCTTGGTGTCGATGTTGTCTTTGATTCGATTGCAGGAGCCATTACCGAAGAAAGTTTCCGTTGCTTAGCTCCATATGGTACTCTTGTGCAATTTGGTAACAGTAGCGGTCAGATGGGTCAAATAAAAACAGCTGACTTACATAGTAGTTGCCGCAATGTAAAAGGCTTTAGCTTAGGAACGACGCGTGCTTTAAAGCCAGAATTATTGCAACAAGTAGCTCCAGAAATATTTTCATTATTACAGAATGAAAGTTTCCAAGTGCCTATAGCAGCAGAGTTTGCTTTAGAGGATATGGAAAAGGCACATACCTTTATGGAGAGCCGTCAACATCAAGGGAAAATCCTAATTAGCATTGTGTAA
- a CDS encoding TetR/AcrR family transcriptional regulator, protein MKQSPRVLGRPRHDDKAKPTKDIVLETATMLFIKDGYKNVSMDDVAKACNVTKATIYYYYPTKGDLYTSALVEMMHRIRHHIERILEQPIPFKDRLEQLIEVHLSATVDIDMKNFMREATINLSQSQLKEVHAAENEMYKTIERAMQSEMEKGTIRKGNAEFFAHTFMALMSVGYFKDGEGKRLFDTVSLASKEIIAFFWLSIEK, encoded by the coding sequence TTGAAACAATCACCGCGTGTTCTAGGAAGACCTCGCCATGATGACAAGGCTAAACCTACAAAAGATATTGTCTTAGAAACAGCGACAATGCTGTTTATTAAGGATGGCTACAAAAACGTGTCCATGGATGATGTTGCCAAAGCCTGTAATGTTACAAAAGCCACTATCTATTACTACTACCCAACTAAAGGGGATTTATATACATCGGCCTTAGTTGAAATGATGCATAGAATTAGACATCATATTGAACGAATTTTAGAGCAACCGATTCCTTTTAAAGACCGATTAGAACAACTCATTGAAGTCCATTTATCAGCAACTGTTGATATTGATATGAAGAACTTTATGCGAGAGGCGACCATCAATTTATCACAATCGCAATTGAAAGAAGTACATGCTGCAGAAAATGAGATGTATAAAACGATTGAGCGAGCGATGCAAAGTGAAATGGAAAAAGGGACAATTCGCAAAGGAAATGCAGAATTTTTTGCCCATACGTTTATGGCGCTAATGTCAGTGGGCTACTTTAAAGATGGTGAAGGAAAAAGGCTTTTTGACACAGTATCTTTGGCGTCAAAAGAAATTATTGCTTTCTTTTGGTTATCCATCGAAAAGTGA
- a CDS encoding DUF1641 domain-containing protein gives MSETNNQAQSEQLTVSQEQLDVLDQLLKPEVQESLTTLVEQLPKLTEMMTLLTKSYEFAQAVATDDVLKSDTVGAVTEMAGPVVGSAKQLAATAIEAKDRASESQEVIGLFGLVKMIKDPQVQNVFRFVNAFLQVNAERKSK, from the coding sequence ATGTCAGAAACGAATAACCAAGCACAGTCTGAACAATTAACTGTGAGTCAAGAACAATTAGATGTACTAGACCAACTATTAAAGCCTGAGGTGCAAGAATCTCTAACAACTTTAGTTGAACAATTACCAAAGCTAACTGAAATGATGACGTTATTAACTAAATCATATGAGTTTGCACAAGCAGTTGCAACAGACGACGTATTAAAAAGCGATACTGTTGGTGCTGTAACAGAAATGGCTGGACCAGTAGTAGGATCAGCTAAACAACTTGCAGCAACAGCTATTGAGGCAAAAGATCGCGCTTCTGAAAGCCAAGAAGTCATCGGTTTATTTGGTCTTGTGAAAATGATAAAAGACCCACAAGTTCAAAATGTTTTCCGTTTTGTTAATGCATTTTTACAAGTTAACGCTGAACGTAAATCAAAATAA
- a CDS encoding MMPL family transporter — translation MKKHPLEQWGSMVSSKKGRFLALGCWVLLVLVLSFAWPQINSIESETGKNLPDTEMSEQAAAIIAEEFPNDAGTPLLLVWHRESGLTPADFGAIQKVYAELNSNPLEHQTLVPPYDNMPPQALSASASDNGSTIVTPVFFEKDVATDVLQESLDTLSKTMDSNNVQLDQDLSSDALHVRYSGPVGIATDAVSLFSQADVKLMIATVLLVLVLLILIYRSPLLAIIPLIVVGLAYGVISPTLGFFAEQGWIDKDSQAVSIMTVLLFGAGTDYCLFLISKYREILFDVEDKATAMKLAVKESGGAIMMSALTVVIGLATLSLAHYGSFQRFAVPFSFGVLIMGIAALVVLPAILVVIGRVAFFPFTPRTEEMAKAKGKKQHKPSHKVSHKIGHFVTHKPWIVIAVTVLLLGGLAAFVPRIQYTFDLLSSFPEDMPSREGFTLIEENFSPGELAPVQLVIDTQGSDVNLQQQLTKIPYIDNVSDVQIGTKNNSIQLYELSLNANPYAQESLEHIPELKAEVVKLLKDSGLKDADSHVWLGGETASQYDTKQITERDESVIMPTMIALIALLLFVYLRSVTATVYLLATVIISYFGALGAGWLILHHVMGAEAISGSIPLYAFVFLVALGEDYNIFMISEIWKKRKTKDHLTAVEEGVVHTGSVITSAGLILAGTFAVLATLPIQVLVQFGVVTAIGILLDTFIVRPLLVPAITTVLGKYAFWPGALFKKGH, via the coding sequence ATGAAAAAACATCCACTTGAGCAATGGGGCTCAATGGTATCCAGTAAAAAAGGGCGTTTTCTTGCACTTGGATGCTGGGTATTACTTGTTCTCGTCCTTTCGTTTGCTTGGCCGCAAATTAATAGCATCGAAAGTGAAACGGGTAAAAACTTGCCTGACACCGAAATGTCCGAGCAAGCAGCAGCCATTATTGCTGAAGAATTCCCAAATGATGCAGGTACACCTTTATTACTCGTTTGGCATAGAGAAAGCGGCCTAACACCAGCTGATTTTGGAGCTATCCAAAAGGTTTATGCAGAGCTAAATAGCAACCCTTTAGAGCATCAAACATTAGTTCCACCATATGATAATATGCCACCACAGGCTTTATCAGCATCTGCATCTGACAATGGCTCTACAATCGTCACACCTGTTTTCTTTGAAAAAGATGTTGCCACTGATGTTTTACAAGAAAGTCTAGATACATTATCAAAAACAATGGATTCAAACAATGTTCAACTGGATCAAGATTTATCAAGCGATGCTCTCCATGTGCGCTATTCTGGACCAGTCGGTATTGCAACGGATGCTGTTAGTTTATTTTCACAAGCTGATGTAAAACTAATGATAGCAACTGTCCTGCTTGTATTAGTGTTATTAATTCTAATTTATCGTTCGCCATTACTTGCCATTATTCCTTTAATTGTTGTAGGGCTTGCCTATGGTGTTATTAGTCCAACACTCGGTTTCTTTGCAGAGCAAGGATGGATTGACAAAGACTCGCAAGCTGTTTCCATTATGACGGTTTTATTATTTGGCGCTGGTACGGACTATTGCTTATTTTTAATTTCAAAATACCGTGAAATTTTATTTGACGTTGAAGATAAAGCGACAGCGATGAAGCTCGCTGTGAAAGAATCGGGTGGCGCTATTATGATGAGTGCCCTTACCGTTGTTATTGGTTTAGCTACACTTAGTCTTGCCCATTATGGCTCCTTCCAACGCTTCGCAGTGCCATTTAGCTTTGGCGTATTGATAATGGGCATTGCTGCACTAGTTGTATTGCCAGCAATTCTTGTCGTTATAGGGCGAGTAGCCTTTTTCCCATTCACGCCACGTACAGAAGAAATGGCAAAAGCAAAGGGCAAAAAACAGCATAAACCTTCCCATAAAGTGAGTCATAAAATTGGACATTTTGTAACGCATAAGCCATGGATTGTTATTGCAGTCACTGTCTTGCTCCTTGGTGGCTTAGCGGCCTTTGTACCACGCATTCAATATACTTTCGACTTATTATCTTCTTTCCCAGAAGATATGCCATCACGTGAAGGCTTTACTTTAATAGAAGAGAATTTTTCACCTGGCGAACTGGCACCTGTTCAGCTAGTAATTGATACGCAAGGCTCGGATGTTAATTTACAACAACAGCTTACAAAAATTCCATATATCGATAACGTGTCTGATGTACAAATTGGTACGAAAAATAATTCGATACAATTGTATGAATTATCATTGAATGCCAATCCATATGCACAAGAGTCTTTAGAGCATATCCCTGAATTAAAGGCTGAAGTTGTTAAGCTTCTTAAAGATTCTGGTTTAAAAGATGCTGACTCACACGTATGGCTTGGTGGCGAAACAGCAAGCCAATATGATACAAAGCAAATTACCGAGCGCGATGAATCTGTTATCATGCCGACAATGATTGCTTTAATCGCATTATTATTATTTGTTTATTTACGTTCAGTAACAGCAACTGTTTATCTGCTTGCTACAGTAATTATTTCTTACTTTGGTGCGCTTGGCGCTGGCTGGCTTATTTTGCATCATGTCATGGGTGCAGAGGCAATTTCAGGCTCTATCCCGCTATATGCCTTTGTATTTTTAGTGGCACTTGGTGAGGATTATAATATTTTCATGATTTCAGAGATTTGGAAGAAACGAAAAACGAAGGACCATTTAACAGCAGTAGAGGAAGGCGTTGTGCATACAGGTAGTGTTATTACATCTGCCGGACTCATTTTAGCAGGTACGTTCGCAGTGCTTGCTACATTACCAATTCAAGTCCTTGTACAGTTCGGTGTTGTAACGGCTATTGGTATATTACTGGATACGTTTATCGTACGACCTTTACTTGTACCAGCCATTACTACGGTGCTTGGCAAATATGCATTCTGGCCAGGAGCACTCTTTAAAAAAGGTCATTAA